The Arachis ipaensis cultivar K30076 chromosome B05, Araip1.1, whole genome shotgun sequence nucleotide sequence AGAGTTGGAATTTGAAAGACTTAGCAAATTGAAGGCTAAACTAGATAGCATGAAGGTTAAATTAATTGAAGTTCAAAACCATAGAGCAAAGGGTGCAAAGGAACCATGTGTTATATATGTGCCCACAGCTCAGCTAAGGGAAAAAGGTTGAATAATTAGTAGATTTTTTAGtaccattttattttattttatttttttaacagaaGGTTATATAATATATACAATGTTTTTTGTTGTATAATGAAAGTGAAGCAAACCTAAAAGGTGAGCCACTAGGAGTAGTTTAGATTCAAGCTTCATTGTCATAATGTACcccaaagaaaatgaaagaagtgAGGCAAACCTGTTGAAGTTGGATTTGCTTATACATATTGATAATTAACATTAGCAATTGCTCATTGTAAGAACCCTCTCTCTCTGGTATTTGGAGACTCTTTATTTTCCTGTATCTCAGAATCTAAAAGATAACATTCTTTTTAACAATCTAGATCTGCAAACAGATCCGGAAGCGGGTTAGCATTGGTTTGAGAGGCTGCATCCAAAGTTTATGACTCACGCAATAATTACTTATAGTTGTGTAAGCAGCTTTTTAGTTAACACTTAAGGAAATAAAGTGTGATttctcaccattaattttataagtaggacaaaaaataaagatgaaagaGAGAGCAATGAAGGGTTAGATTAAATAATTGAGACCATCCAGTTTTTTCTGCACTGGAGAGGATTAACTCCCCAcatttttcatcattaaaaatatgaaatagaataaaccaagaaaaaacaaaatataaatttccttaattttttaattttacaaaaatgagaaaaaaaataaccAGATATTAAAAGACAAACTCTTGAACTCTTTTCGCGGATAAAATTCGTGCAACTGAGTTTTTTTAAGGCAAAATTCGAATCCCTAACACTTGTTTAAACGGACCACGTGATCACTCGATTAATTCAAGTTGATTTCATTacaagaatttaattaaaaattttaaatttcaaaccataattttaaaAATCGAACCAAATCGAACCAGTTGGTTCCACTGAGTTAATTAAAAACCAATTCTCCAGTTGATTTGGTTGACATAAGAAACCATCTAAGATCTAACAAAAAATCAATGAAAAAACCGTTGAATCAGCAGTTAACTGCTAAATCATGTGAGCCGGACCGATTTTTTTAAGATTTCTGGTTCAGAATAAAAGCGATGTCgtttgaagttttttttttttttttttaaaaaaaagaagaaacagttTCTCTCAAAACAATCTCACCCTAAACGCACTCACCTCACTCTCTGAAACCATTTTCTTCCTCTCCCAGCTGTCTGCCAGCTGTGCTCTCCACCTACCCAGCTGCCGCATTCCCCTTCTCCGCCGTCGTCTCTTCACTTCGCCGGCACAAGCTCGTCCGTTTTCGCTTTCCTCGCTCTCGCCTTCGTTGCCGTCGCAATTGTTGCCTTCCAGCCACTTTGTAGACGTTGTCGTCGCTGTCTCCCTCCCGTCGACTCCTGCCTCTCAGAAGCCTTGCAATCGCCGACGTCGCCTCTCAGACTGCAATTCGAAAGGTTCAAATTGAGTATCAATTGAATTCAGCATAATTGGCAAAATCATGTTTGGTTTTTAATTGCAAAGCACATTTTGTACAAAAGGGTGCTACTTAAGTTTTAATACGATTCATTTAGAGTATGGTTTGTTTCTCTGTAGCAACTAGTGTTACAGAGATTTGATTATTGTTCAAGCACAAAGGGGAAGATAAAAGAGTGAACCTTGGTTCTAGTTCTATTTTGTTCCTTTGTGATGCATTGAGAATTGAGTTATTTAGGGGTTTGAATTGGTTTTGTTGTCATAGGTTATTATTCTCTTTTGGGCAAGTTTTGTGGATTGGTGATTCCTAGTTCGCTGACTTCCATTGATCATTGGTCGCCGGAGGTTAAGGTATGCTATTGTTGTAACTGCAACTGAAACATGAAGTTGGGTTTTAGACTTGTAGTTTCTTCTTTGAGGTTGTACTAATTTTTTAGGAGAACTGTTTAGAAGGTTTGAATGTTAAAATAGAAGTTGGTCAATCATTGGTAAATCTCTTTCCCTTATTCGATTTTCAGGGGCAGGGGATGGTTTGTTTTGCACATCTTGAAAAAAATGTTGTTTCTGAGATTGGTTCATATGCGGATGTGATTCTTGATGCTTGTTGCCAGAATATTGGAGAagctaattataatttttttgtgtgTAAGTTTGTGTTTTCAATTGTTTGCTGATTACTTTAATTAGATCTTTTTTTATTCTGAATTTTTGTTGCTTATGTGATGAGTTTCTGGGTAAGTTTGTGTTTGTCATTTCTAtgcgttttgatttttttttttaattataaactttgatatttgaatttggaGTAAATAGCTATTTCTAATCATCAAAGATTTGAATGCTAACAaaactaattataaaaaaatttaaattgacaTTGTACCCATGAAAAATATATATTGTTTGACAAAAATATCCAATCGTTAAATTTAGTGTTGACTCTTTTGACCAATTCCCAAGTGGCCAAATTGcccctttttattattatctTCTCCGTCTCAACTCTTCAACTACTTTCCAGAATCAAattcaaaaccaaaataaaaaaatccaggATAAACAGCAGAGCAGGGTTGAGACTTCTCCCTTTTCACCCCTTCCCAGACCAAAATCTGTTCCAGAGAGCCAGCTcccccttttctcttctctctctattacCTGCTATTGTTCTCTTTGGTGGCGTCATCGTTATTCGTGGCCGCGCGTCTCATCTTTCCGGTCCCAAGGTAAGACCGCCGTTGAGTGGTGGTGGCATAGCCACGATCAGAAGTTCGCGACGGAACCCACAAGATCCAAGATCTTCGCCCTTCCCCATTGCTGCTCCATCAAGGTAAATAGAACTTGTTTTTGTCTTCTTTGCTCCGCTTCTCCTTCACGATGGCGCTGTTGCTGGCCGTTCGTCGCGCGACAATGGTGTTCAAAGGGGTTCCATCGTTGGCTTCTTCAGCCGAGTCTATTTCGCGCCGCCCACAACCGCCTTTGTCCAGAGAGCTTGATTCTGCATCCAGGGAGGTTGGTACCAGATCCAGAAGCTTCGATCGTAAATCTGGAGTTTTTGTTTCTGAATGTTTTGAATGGATGTTGAGCAGTAGAAATTCTGAATTAGAAAATGTCTTGAGTTTATGGCGAGAAGGAGTAGATCTGGCAGGGACTAAGCTGGCGGCGACGATCTAGGGGAGTTGGAGATCACTGGAGGTGGTTGAGCCAGCTGAGGGTGGCGTGCGAGGGAGGATGAGGGAGGTGATTATGGTGAGTGAGGCCGCCTCTGTGACTGAGAGAATGAGGTTGAGCCAGCGAGAGTGGAGATTAAGAAGTTAAGCGGCTGAGAACGGTGAGTGAGGGAGGTGAAGGGGTTGAGGATTATTATTAGGGTCGTACGTTTGATTCAGTTATGTTAAAGAGGACTGTGATAGATATATTCAAGAGGACCGTGAtagagaagataataaaaagggCAATTTGGGAATTGTACAAAAGAGTCAACACTAAATTTAACGATTGTGTTTctcatttgaatttgaatcatgcGTTTGTATACTTTTAAGTTACTCTGTGATTAGACTTCTATTTCTTATCTTCTTTAAAGTTAATGGTTCTAGTTCCTATACTAATTGTTCTGATTTCATGTTACTTCCTCTTAtgattttcttcttttctgttatATCAGTTATTGTTTATGGAGCCAAAAAATGAGCAGCCAAATTCTTCAAAGAAAGCAAAGGATCTGAATATTGAGGGATACCCAGTTGGGGGTCTGTCCATTGGAGGCCATGAAACTTGCATTGCCGTCGCAATCGTCGCCTTCCAGCCACTTTGTAGACGTTGTCGTCGCTGTCTCCCTCCCGTCGACTCCTGCCTCTCAGAAGCCTTGCAATCGCCGACGTCGCCTCTCAGACTGCAATTCGAAAGGTTCAAATTGAGTATCAATTGAATTCAGCATAATTGGCAAAATCATGTTTGGTTTTTAATTGCAAAGCACATTTTGTACAAAAGGGTGCTACTTAAGTTTTAATACGATTCATTTAGAGTATGGTTTGTTTCTCTGTAGCAACTAGTGTTACAGAGATTTGATTATTGTTCAAGCACAAAGGGGAAGATAAAAGAGTGAACCTTGGTTCTAGTTCTATTTTGTTCCTTTGTGATGCATTGAGAATTGAGTTATTTAGGGGTTTGAATTGGTTTTGTTGTCATAGGTTATTATTCTCTTTTGGGCAAGTTTTGTGGATTGGTGATTCCTAGTTCGCTGACTTCCATTGATCATTGGTCGCCGGAGGTTAAGGTATGCTATTGTTGTAACTGCAACTGAAACATGAAGTTGGGTTTTAGACTTGTAGTTTCTTCTTTGAGGTTGTACTAATTTTTTAGGAGAACTGTTTAGAAGGTTTGAATGTTAAAATAGAAGTTGGTCAATCATTGGTAAATCTCTTTCCTAAGTTTGTGTTTCTAtgcgttttgatttttttttttaattataaactttgatatttgaatttggaGTAAATAGCTATTTCTAATCATCAAAGATCAAAGATCTAACAaaactaattataaaaaaatttaaattgacaTTGTACCCATGAAAAATATATATTGTTTGACAAAAATATCCAATCGTTAAATTTAGTGTTGACTCTTTTGACCAATTCCCAAGTGGCCAAATTGcccctttttattattatctTCTCCGTCTCAACTCTTCAACTACTTTCCAGAATCAAattcaaaaccaaaataaaaaaatccaggATAAACAGCAGAGCAGGGTTGAGACTTCTCCCTTTTCACCCCTTCCCAGACCAAAATCTGTTCCAGAGAGCCAGCTcccccttttctcttctctctctattacCTGCTATTGTTCTCTTTGGTGGCGTCATCGTTATTCGTGGCCGCGCGTCTCATCTTTCCGGTCCCAAGGTAAGACCGCCGTTGAGTGGTGGTGGCATAGCCACGATCAGAAGTTCGCGACGGAACCCACAAGATCCAAGATCTTCGCCCTTCCCCATTGCTGCTCCATCAAGGTAAATAGAACTTGTTTTTGTCTTCTTTGCTCCGCTTCTCCTTCACGATGGCGCTGTTGCTGGCCGTTCGTCGCGCGACAATGGTGTTCAAAGGGGTTCCATCGTTGGCTTCTTCAGCCGAGTCTATTTCGCGCCGCCCACAACCGCCTTTGTCCAGAGAGCTTGATTCTGCATCCAGGGAGGTTGGTACCAGATCCAGAAGCTTCGATCGTAAATCTGGAGTTTTTGTTTCTGAATGTTTTGAATGGATGTTGAGCAGTAGAAATTCTGAATTAGAAAATGTCTTGAGTTTATGGCGAGAAGGAGTAGATCTGGCAGGGACTAAGCTGGCGGCGACGATCTAGGGGAGTTGGAGATCACTGGAGGTGGTTGAGCCAGCTGAGGGTGGCGTGCGAGGGAGGATGAGGGAGGTGATTATGGTGAGTGAGGCCGCCTCTGTGACTGAGAGAATGAGGTTGAGCCAGCGAGAGTGGAGATTAAGAAGTTAAGCGGCTGAGAACGGTGAGTGAGGGAGGTGAAGGGGTTGAGGATTATTATTAGGGTCGTACGTTTGATTCAGTTATGTTAAAGAGGACTGTGATAGATATATTCAAGAGGACCGTGAtagagaagataataaaaagggCAATTTGGGAATTGTACAAAAGAGTCAACACTAAATTTAACGATTGTGTTTctcatttgaatttgaatcatgcGTTTGTATACTTTTAAGTTACTCTGTGATTAGACTTCTATTTCTTATCTTCTTTAAAGTTAATGGTTCTAGTTCCTATACTAATTGTTCTGATTTCATGTTACTTCCTCTTAtgattttcttcttttctgttatATCAGTTATTGTTTATGGAGCCAAAAAATGAGCAGCCAAATTCTTCAAAGAAAGCAAAGGATCTGAATATTGAGGGATACCCAGTTGGGGGTCTGTCCATTGGAGGCCATGAAACTTGCATCATGTTTCCCACTCTTAAAGTAGCTTTCGACATTGGTCGCTGCCCACCTCGCGCCGTTTCCCAAGACTTTCTGTTGATCTCCCATGCGCACATGGATCACATAGTTAGTCTTCTTTGTGCATAATGCATGCATGAGATCCTGTTTGGAATTTTGTTGCACATGTATCACATTGTAATAATATTATCAAACCAGTATatgaataattttttgtttattgtttAACCTAATACTTTGAAGGGGAGCCAATGATGTAATTATCAGGTTAGGCTGCGTACATTACACGGTGCAACCCTTCCCCAAATCCTGCATTAATGGGGATGCTTGTGCAGCGAGCTGCCCTTTATGCTAATATTTTGCATTGGGGTTTTATCTAGCGAATGTATGGCTGAATTAATTTGTTGTTGAAATTCTGTCTTGTGACATACAAATGTTTAATCAGGGAGGACTACCGATGTATGTTGCCACACGTGGCCTGTACCGTATGAAGCCACCAACAATTATTGTACCAATTTCAGTAAAAGAGGACGTAGAGAAACTCTTTAAAGTCCATAGGAAAATGGACCATTCAGAGCTCAAGCACAACTTGATTGGGTTAGATGTAGGTAATGGTTAATTTCAATCAAACTTATGCAACTAAGATCCAAGGTTTTGAGTTATTCCAATCATGCGCGGTAGTTGCTAATACATGGCTTACATTTGCAGGAGAGGAGTTTTATTTGAGAAAAGATCTCAAAGTAAAAGCATTTCGGACTTACCATGTTATATCCAGCCAGGTACCCGACCAGCAATCGCTGCTTGAGTCATAAGCTATATATTCCTTAGTGCTATAGACTAGGGCATTGTTTAAAAAATGTAGCTTTAGGTTCTGGTGCACTCTGAGAGTAGCTGTTTTGATAATGCTTTCTCATTGCAGTTTTATGTGCCATTGGCGATTCCGAGAGGCACTATAGCAGATGACTTTTGAAAGGCTTTATTATTTTGTAATCTCTTACCTGATCCTCTCGATATTTGAAGTTTCAAACCTGTTTATTTTTAAGTTAAAATCATCTATTTTGTAATTTAAGTCTTGAAAATAGCTTTAAAAATTATGTTTATCAAACTTCCATTTGTCACCATATTCACCAGATAAATTTTGAATGACCTTTAGCAACACCCTTTCTACGAAACCAAAAGCATTTTGATGTAAGACAGAAACTTAATATGCATTTGATAGAGAGGCGCCTACTACTAACAGGTTTGGACTGTGTTACAAAAGGAGAGGTAAGTAGAGGTCAAGTAGAAGTGTTTTAGGAGTTGTTAGGATATCCAGCTGGCTGATAGGTTGTTATAAATAGCTAGGTTATAGTTAGTTGAAGGAGGATAGTTTTTCTGTTGTGAATTCTGTTAGAAGttggagagaatctctctctctccGAGCTGGTAGTTCCAGCTGTGTAGAACCTTCTAGGGAGAGCTAATTGGCCATCCCGGTATATCAATAAAACTTGATCATTCTGCTATTGCTGGTCCTATCAACTGGTATCAAGAGCTTGAGGATCCCAACGCTGAATGGTGCAATTGAGATCGAGGAAAATGGAGTCACGATTTGACATAATTGAATTGCGCATGGAGATGTTCCGATCGGTGCAGGAGACGCTACAGCGCTTCGATTCCCGAATAGATGCGTTCGAAAATTGCGCGCCTAATCGGAATGAGCGTGGTTCACCGGGATCGCACCTGGCAGCAGGCTCATCGGCCGGAAGCCGCGGCACGCCGGAGCAATGGCGAAAGCTGGAACTCCCGATCTTCCGTGGAGATGACGCGGTGGTTTGGGTTGAACGCATGGAGCAATTCTTCTTGCTGCGCACAGTGCCAGAGGAGGAATGGCTCACGGTCGCTACCTTTGCAATGGAAGGAAGGGCATTCACGTGGTTCAGGTGGTGGGAGGCGACGGCGCCGGTGCTGCAGTGGCGGTTTTTCAGTGCGGCGCTGCTACGCCATTTTCAACCGGAACGGCTACAGAGCCCTTATCAAGCGCTGCTGAAGCTGAAACAGACGAACTCAGTGCCATCattaaaaatatgaaatagaataaaccaagaaaaaacaaaatataaatttccttaattttttaattttacaaaaatgagaaaaaaaataaccAGATATTAAAAGACAAACTCTTGAACTCTTTTCGCGGATAAAATTCGTGCAACTGAGTTTTTTTAAGGCAAAATTCGAATCCCTAACACTTGTTTAAACGGACCACGTGATCACTCGATTAATTCAAGTTGATTTCATTacaagaatttaattaaaaattttaaatttcaaaccataattttaaaAATCGAACCAAATCGAACCAGTTGGTTCCACTGAGTTAATTAAAAACCAATTCTCCAGTTGATTTGGTTGACATAAGAAACCATCTAAGATCTAACAAAAAATCAATGAAAAAACCGTTGAATCAGCAGTTAACTGCTAAATCATGTGAGCCGGACCGATTTTTTTAAGATTTCTGGTTCAGAATAAAAGCGATGTCgtttgaagttttttttttttttttttaaaaaaaagaagaaacagttTCTCTCAAAACAATCTCACCCTAAACGCACTCACCTCACTCTCTGAAACCATTTTCTTCCTCTCCCAGCTGTCTGCCAGCTGTGCTCTCCACCTACCCAGCTGCCGCATTCCCCTTCTCCGCCGTCGTCTCTTCACTTCGCCGGCACAAGCTCGTCCGTTTTCGCTTTCCTCGCTCTCGCCTTCGTTGCCGTCGCAATCGTCGCCTTCCAGCCACTTTGTAGACGTTGTCGTCGCTGTCTCCCTCCCGTCGACTCCTGCCTCTCAGAAGCCTTGCAATCGCCGACGTCGCCTCTCAGACTGCAATTCGAAAGGTTCAAATTGAGTATCAATTGAATTCAGCATAATTGGCAaaatcatgttttttttttcttttaaattgtaAAGCGCATTTTGTAGAAAAGGGTGCTACTTATGTTTTAATATGATTCATTTAGAGTATGGTTTGTTTCTCTGTAGCAACTAGTGTTACAGAGATTTGATTATTGTTCAAGCACAAAGGGGAAGATAAAAGAGTGAACCTTGGTTCTAGTTCTATTTTGTTCCTTTGTGATGCATTGAGAATTGAGTTATTTAGGGGTTTGAATTGGTTTTGTTGTCATAGGTTATTATTCTCTTTTGGGCAAGTTTTGTGGATTGGTGATTCCTAGTTCGCTGACTTCCATTGATCATTGGTCGCCGGAGGTTAAGGTATGCTATTGTTGTAACTGCAACTGAAACATGAAGTTGGGTTTTAGACTTGTAGTTTCTTCTTTGAGGTTGTACTAATTTTTTATGAGAACTGTTTAGAAGGTTTGAATGTTAAAATAGAAGTTGGTCAATCATTGGTAAATTTCTTTCCCTTATTCGATTTTCAGGGGCAGGGGATGGTTTGTTTTGCACATCTTGAAAAAAATGTTGTTTCTGAGATTGGTTCATATGCGGATGTGATTCTTGATGCTTGTTGCCAGAATATTGGAGAagctaattataatttttttgtgtgTAAGTTTGTGTTTTCAATTGTTTGCTGATTACTTTAATTAGATCTTTTTTTATTCTGAATTTTTGTTGCTTATGTGATGAGTTTCTGGGTAAGTTTGTGTTTGTCATTTCTAtgcgttttgatttttttttttaattataaactttgatatttgaatttggaGTAAATAGCTATTTCTAATCATCAAAGATTTGAATGCTAACAaaactaattataaaaaaatttaaattgacaTTGTACCCATGAAAAATATATATTGTTTGACAAAAATATCCAATCGTTAAATTTAGTGTTGACTCTTTTGACCAATTCCCAAGTGGCCAAATTGcccctttttattattatctTCTCCGTCTCAACTCTTCAACTACTTTCCAGAATCAAattcaaaaccaaaataaaaaaatccaggATAAACAGCAGAGCAGGGTTGAGACTTCTCCCTTTTCACCCCTTCCCAGACCAAAATCTGTTCCAGAGAGCCAGCTcccccttttctcttctctctctattacCTGCTATTGTTCTCTTTGGTGGCGTCATCGTTATTCGTGGCCGCGCGTCTCATCTTTCCGGTCCCAAGGTAAGACCGCCGTTGAGTGGTGGTGGCATAGCCACGATCAGAAGTTCGCGACGGAACCCACAAGATCCAAGATCTTCGCCCTTCCCCATTGCTGCTCCATCAAGGTAAATAGAACTTGTTTTTGTCTTCTTTGCTCCGCTTCTCCTTCACGATGGCGCTGTTGCTGGCCGTTCGTCGCGCGACAATGGTGTTCAAAGGGGTTCCATCGTTGGCTTCTTCAGCCGAGTCTATTTCGCGCCGCCCACAACCGCCTTTGTCCAGAGAGCTTGATTCTGCATCCAGGGAGGTTGGTACCAGATCCAGAAGCTTCGATCGTAAATCTGGAGTTTTTGTTTCTGAATGTTTTGAATGGATGTTGAGCAGTAGAAATTCTGAATTAGAAAATGTCTTGAGTTTATGGCGAGAAGGAGTAGATCTGGCAGGGACTAAGCTGGCGGCGACGATCTAGGGGAGTTGGAGATCACTGGAGGTGGTTGAGCCAGCTGAGGGTGGCGTGCGAGGGAGGATGAGGGAGGTGATTATGGTGAGTGAGGCCGCCTCTGTGACTGAGAGAATGAGGTTGAGCCAGCGAGAGTGGAGATTAAGAAGTTAAGCGGCTGAGAACGGTGAGTGAGGGAGGTGAAGGGGTTAAGACTATTATTAGGATTGTATGTTTGATTCAGTTATGTTAAAGAGAACTGTGATAGATATGTTTAAGAGGACTGTGAtagagaagataataaaaaaGGCAATTTGGGAATTGTACAAAAGAGTCAACACTAAATTTAACGATTGTGTTTctcatttgaatttgaatcatgcGTTTGTATACTTTTAAGTTACTCTGTGATTAGACTTCTATTTCTTATCTTCTTTAAAGTTAATGGTTCTAGTTCCTATACTAATTGTTCTGATTTCATGTTACTTCCTCTTAtgattttcttcttttctgttatATCAGTTATTGTTTATGGAGCCAAAAAATGAGCAGCCAAATTCTTCAAAGAAAGCAAAGGATCTGAATATTGAGGGATACCCAGTTGGGGGTCTGTCCATTGGAGGCCATGAAACTTGCATCATGTTTCCCACTCTTAAAGTAGCTTTCGACATTGGTCGCTGCCCACCTCGCGCCGTTTCCCAAGACTTTCTGTTGATCTCCCATGCGCACATGGATCACATAGTTAGTCTTCTTTGTGCATAATGCATGCATGAGATCCTGTTTGGAATTTTGTTGCACATGTATCACATTGTAATAATATTATCAAACCAGTATatgaataattttttgtttattgtttAACCTAATACTTTGAAGGGGAGCCAATGATGTAATTATCAGGTTAGGCTGCGTACATTACACGGTGCAACCCTTCCCCAAATCCTGCATTAATGGGGATGCTTGTGCAGCGAGCTGCCCTTTATGCTAATATTTTGCATTGGGGTTTTATCTAGCGAATGTATGGCTGAATTAATTTGTTGTTGAAATTCTGTCTTGTGACATACAAATGTTTAATCAGGGAGGACTACCGATGTATGTTGCCACACGTGGCCTGTACCGTATGAAGCCACCAACAATTATTGTACCAATTTCAGTAAAAGAGGACGTAGAGAAACTCTTTAAAGTCCATAGGAAAATGGACCATTCAGAGCTCAAGCACAACTTGATTGGGTTAGATGTAGGTAATGGTTAATTTCAATCAAACTTATGCAACTAAGATCCAAGGTTTTGAGTTATTCCAATCATGCGCGGTAGTTGCTAATACATGGCTTACATTTGCAGGAGAGGAGTTTTATTTGAGAAAAGATCTCAAAGTAAAAGCATTTCGGACTTACCATGTTATACCCAGCCAGGTACCCAACCAGCAATTGCTGCTCGAGTCATAAGCTATATATTCCTTGGTGCTATGGACTAGGGCATTGTTTGAAAAATGTAGCTTTAGGTTTTGGTGCTCTCTGAGAGTAGCTGTTTTGATAATGCTTTCTCATTGCAGTTTTATGTGCCATTGGCGATTCCGAGAGGCACTATAGCAGATGACTTTTGAAAGGCTTTATTATTTTGTAATCTCTTACTTGATCCTTTCGATATTTGAAGTCTTAAACCTGTTTATTTTTAAGTTAAAATCATCTATTTTGTAATTTAAGTCTTGAAAATAGCTTTAAAAATTATGTTTATCAAACTTCCATTTGTCACCATATTCACCAGATAAATTTTGAATGACCTTTAGCAACACCCTTTCTATGAAACCAAAAGCATTTTGATTGATGTAAGACAGATACTTAATATGCATTTAATCTAACTAATATGCACTCTTTTGGGGTAGGGTTATATACTGTACTATGTAAGGCAGAAACTTAAACCAGAATACATCGGTCTTTCCGGAAATGAAATCAAGAATTTGAAGTCTTCTGGTGTGGAGGTCAGTATTCATTATTCTACTGTCAACAATTTGAAACATGTACATTGTTGCAGTTTTAATGGTGCTCTATCTGTCCCAATTGTTTGGTATTTTTCCCGTATCTTTTGTTAATCTGTATTTGATAAGAAGAATGAAATGCACACAAAATGGAATGGTGATTGGTGGCCATGGCCACGGAGGAGGTTATAACTTGTAGCTGACTATTAACATAATGTTTGTATGGTTTATATTTGGTCGTAAACTTCAAAATGGTGAGCTACATATTACTTAGTGTTTATTCTTGCAGTACATTGGCAAATGAGTCGTTATTTGTTGTTCAGTATTTTTTATTCTCATAAGCACTGAACTTTCTGTAGCTTGTGTGGGCCATTGTGCGAGGAAGAAGAAGTGTTATGCAATGGGTGGGCTCAAATTTTAACAACCTACCAACTCATGGGTAGATTGGGTTGATGGCAAGTTTAATTGTTTAGGAGCAGtataaaagaaaatgaacttgtGGGGAGAAACCAGATCCCCTTGAATACCAGTAACTATCTGTATTTGTTTTCCTAAGATTTTTCTACATTTCCTCAGTAAATCCATGTTATTGTTACTGAGATACACTGATACCAACAGTTTGCGATATGGTATAAATCATAGATACCATTTTCCATTCTTTGTTTGAGCCAGATTCTCTGAATTAATTTTTGTGCTTAAGAATATTGTTTATAATCCATGCATCATTTACATGGAAGTTTGGTGAAAAGTTCAAATGCACTCTATTTGTGGTAGAAGTTGTGGTGGATCATCTGTTATATCTTTTGGTTCACTTTGCATGCTAATCAAGCTTGGTACTTGGCAGATAACATACACTTTGACAGAACCTGAGATCGCATTCACGGGAGACACCATGTCAGATTTCATAGTTGATGAAGATAACACTGATGTTTTGCGGGCTAGAATTCTTGTCATAGAGGTGAATGGTATCTGTCCAACATGTTTAAACTTATAAATCATTGAATATGTTGTGTGCTAGGTTTCGTAATTCTTTATGGATTGGACTTAGACCCATGTAATGTGTGAGATTAAGatggatatatatttttttgaaaaatagtaTATAATACTTTTTTCTatttgaaacaaagaaagtatg carries:
- the LOC107640511 gene encoding uncharacterized protein LOC107640511, whose translation is MYPKENERSEANLLNFFFFFLKKRRNSFSQNNLTLNALTSLSETIFFLSQLSASCALHLPSCRIPLLRRRLFTSPAQARPFSLSSLSPSLPSQLLPSSHFVDVVVAVSLPSTPASQKPCNRRRRLSDCNSKGYYSLLGKFCGLVIPSSLTSIDHWSPEVKGQGMVCFAHLEKNVVSEIGSYADVILDACCQNIGEANYNFFVLFIVYGAKK
- the LOC107643515 gene encoding tRNase Z TRZ1-like, with product MALLLAVRRATMVFKGVPSLASSAESISRRPQPPLSRELDSASRELLFMEPKNEQPNSSKKAKDLNIEGYPVGGLSIGGHETCIMFPTLKVAFDIGRCPPRAVSQDFLLISHAHMDHIGGLPMYVATRGLYRMKPPTIIVPISVKEDVEKLFKVHRKMDHSELKHNLIGLDERSFI
- the LOC107643513 gene encoding tRNase Z TRZ1-like isoform X3: MLVARILEKLIIIFLCLLFMEPKNEQPNSSKKAKDLNIEGYPVGGLSIGGHETCIMFPTLKVAFDIGRCPPRAVSQDFLLISHAHMDHIGGLPMYVATRGLYRMKPPTIIVPISVKEDVEKLFKVHRKMDHSELKHNLIGLDVGEEFYLRKDLKVKAFRTYHVIPSQGYILYYVRQKLKPEYIGLSGNEIKNLKSSGVEITYTLTEPEIAFTGDTMSDFIVDEDNTDVLRARILVIECTFVNNSITVEHAKDYGHTHLSEIIGYAERFKNRAILLIHFSARYTVEEIEEAITGLPPPLAGRTFALTEGF
- the LOC107643513 gene encoding tRNase Z TRZ1-like isoform X2; translation: MLVARILEKLIIIFLFCLLFMEPKNEQPNSSKKAKDLNIEGYPVGGLSIGGHETCIMFPTLKVAFDIGRCPPRAVSQDFLLISHAHMDHIGGLPMYVATRGLYRMKPPTIIVPISVKEDVEKLFKVHRKMDHSELKHNLIGLDVGEEFYLRKDLKVKAFRTYHVIPSQGYILYYVRQKLKPEYIGLSGNEIKNLKSSGVEITYTLTEPEIAFTGDTMSDFIVDEDNTDVLRARILVIECTFVNNSITVEHAKDYGHTHLSEIIGYAERFKNRAILLIHFSARYTVEEIEEAITGLPPPLAGRTFALTEGF
- the LOC107643513 gene encoding tRNase Z TRZ1-like isoform X1, with amino-acid sequence MALLLAVRRATMVFKGVPSLASSAESISRRPQPPLSRELDSASRELLFMEPKNEQPNSSKKAKDLNIEGYPVGGLSIGGHETCIMFPTLKVAFDIGRCPPRAVSQDFLLISHAHMDHIGGLPMYVATRGLYRMKPPTIIVPISVKEDVEKLFKVHRKMDHSELKHNLIGLDVGEEFYLRKDLKVKAFRTYHVIPSQGYILYYVRQKLKPEYIGLSGNEIKNLKSSGVEITYTLTEPEIAFTGDTMSDFIVDEDNTDVLRARILVIECTFVNNSITVEHAKDYGHTHLSEIIGYAERFKNRAILLIHFSARYTVEEIEEAITGLPPPLAGRTFALTEGF
- the LOC107643513 gene encoding tRNase Z TRZ1-like isoform X4 — encoded protein: MEPKNEQPNSSKKAKDLNIEGYPVGGLSIGGHETCIMFPTLKVAFDIGRCPPRAVSQDFLLISHAHMDHIGGLPMYVATRGLYRMKPPTIIVPISVKEDVEKLFKVHRKMDHSELKHNLIGLDVGEEFYLRKDLKVKAFRTYHVIPSQGYILYYVRQKLKPEYIGLSGNEIKNLKSSGVEITYTLTEPEIAFTGDTMSDFIVDEDNTDVLRARILVIECTFVNNSITVEHAKDYGHTHLSEIIGYAERFKNRAILLIHFSARYTVEEIEEAITGLPPPLAGRTFALTEGF